The following proteins come from a genomic window of Aspergillus oryzae RIB40 DNA, chromosome 4:
- a CDS encoding uncharacterized protein (predicted protein), with amino-acid sequence MGGDGSFGERDTISRRDLPHLSRCFVSTTVLALLMCPDHFHALESVTVLYTVPTVEGGGGGVVRPYGQGLMAQSAQLPWPSLLRLPEPLIMTFGLVFLSCWQWGS; translated from the exons ATGGGTGGTGATGGAAGTTTCGGGGAACGAGATACTATCTCGAGACGGg ATCTGCCGCACCTGAGCAGATGTTTTGTCTCTACCACCGTGTTGGCACTGCTGATGTGCCCTG ATCATTTTCATGCACTTGAAAG CGTGACGGTGCTATATACTGTACCGACTGTtgagggtggtggtggtggtgttgtaAGGCCGTATGGTCAGGGGTTGATGGCACAGAGTGCACAG CTACCATGGCCCTCATTACTTCGCCTTCCAGAACCACTCATAATGACTTTCGGTttggtcttcctctcttgTTGGCAGTGGGGGAGTTAA
- a CDS encoding uncharacterized protein (ER lumen protein retaining receptor): MNIFRLLADFSHLASIFILLHKMKSSSSCSGLSFKSQALYLMVFVTRYLDLFWAFSESLYNTTFKILFIGSSAYIIYLMLNDYKPTHDPNIDTFKVQYLLGIGALLALLFPHDYSVSEVLWTFSIWLESVAILPQLFMLQRTGEADTITTHYLFALGLYRALYIPNWIYRYFAESYFQPVPVVAGIVQTLLYSDFFYIYYTKVMKGKKFSLPV, translated from the exons ATGAATATCTTCAGGCTTTTGG CTGATTTCTCGCACCTCGCgtctatttttattcttctacaTAAAATGAAGTCGTCCAGT AGCTGTTCTGGGCTGTCATTCAAATCACAGGCTTTATATTTGATGGTTTTTGTGACTCGCTATCTTG ATCTCTTCTGGGCCTTCTCCGAATCCCTATACAACACGACTTTCAAGATATTGTTCATTGGCTCATCAGCTTATATTATCTATCTCATGCTTAATGACTATAAACCCACACATGATCCGAATATTGATACATTCAAAGTTCAATACCTCCTCGGGATCGGTGCTTTGCTagctcttctcttcccacATGACTATAGCGTCTCCGAA GTTCTCTGGACGTTCTCGATTTGGCTTGAATCTGTTGCCATCCTCCCTCAGCTCTTCATGCTTCAACGTACTGGCGAGGCGGACACCATAACAACACACTATCTCTTTGCATTGGGACTATACCGCGCCCTCTATATACCCAATTGGATCTATCGCTACTTTGCGGAAAGCTACTTTCAGCCAGTCCCTGTTGTTGCAGGCATCGTCCAAACACTCCTATACTCGGATTTCTTCTACATCTACTATACCAA GGtcatgaaaggaaagaagttcTCACTTCCTGTCTAA